The genomic DNA GTTGACATAATCACATTTATCGTGTTGAATATACCCCAGTAGGTATATTTTTCTAAAAAAAGAGGAGAGAATGAACATGGGATTATTTCAACTTAGTCAATCAATAACAGTAAAGGATTTGCAAGATAAATTAAAAGAAAACATCCAATTGATCGATGTTAGAACACCAGCTGAATACCGAGGCGGGCATATTAAGCAAGCGGAAAATATTCCTTTACACCGTATTAGTACGTATAATGGGGATAAACAAGCACCAGTATACGTTATTTGTCAGTCAGGAATGCGTAGTAAGCAAGCAACGAAAGAATTAAAAAATCTTGGTTATCAGGCGATCAATATCCGTGGCGGGATGAATCAATGGTTTGGGGAAAAGATTGGAGGAAGATAAAAAATGAAATTTGTGATAATTGGCGGTGTTGCTGGAGGGATGTCTGCGGCCACTCGTTTAAGACGACTGCAAGAAGATGCAGAAATCATTGTTTTTGAAAAAGGGCCCAATGTTTCTTTTGCTAATTGTGGCCTCCCTTACTATCTTTCTGGTGAGATCGATGAAAGAGAAAAGCTCTTGATCCAAACACCTGAAAGTTTAGCTGCACGCTTTCGTTTGGACGTTCGAGTGGAGCATGAAGTCACAGCGATTTTTCCAGAAACAAAAGAAGTGGAAGTTTCTCATGGAGGGGAATCCCGCAAAGAAACGTATGATGCCCTTTTGCTTTCTCCAGGAGCTAAACCCTTTATACCTGAGATCACAGGCTTGTCTGAGGCAAAAAATGTATTTACTGTGAGAAATGTTCCAGATGTTGACGCTATCATGGGAAAATTAGAGGAACAACCTCGTAAAGCGGTAGTTATTGGCGCCGGTTTTATTGGGATCGAAGTAGCAGAAAATCTAAAAAAACGTGGACTGGATGTAACGATTGTCGAACGGACTCCGCAAGTCGTACCGACGTTGGATGAAGAGATGGCTTCTTTTATACAAAAAGAATTAGAAAATAATGATGTTCAAGTTTTAACCGATTGTGCCGTTACTAGTTTTGAAGAACAAGGAAACATGCTTCGTCTAGAAAATGGCGAAATGTTAGAGTCAGATTTGACGATTCTTTCGGTGGGGGTCCAACCAGATAGTCGTTTAGCTGAGATGGCAGGTTTAACGTTGGGATTACGTGGCGGTATCGTTGTGGATGAGCATTATCAAACGAGTGATCCGGCAATCTTTGCAGTAGGAGATGCGATTGTCGTGAAACATCAAATCACGAAGGAACCTGCATTGATTTCTTTAGCTTCACCTGCGAATCGACAAGGACGACAAGCTGCTGATAACATGGCTGGGCGGCCACGCCTGAATCAAGGCAGCCTTGGAACGGCTATTGTTCGAGCATTTGGTCAGACAGCTGCCTCCACAGGTATCACAGAACGACAAGCAAAAAAAGCAGGTTTATCTTTTCAAGTCCTCCATGCTTCAGGTAAAGATCATGCTGGCTATTACCCTGGTGCAACGGACTTGTTGTTGAAATTGATCTTCCATCCGGAAACTGGGGAAATCTATGGAGCTCAAGGAATCGGTCAAAAAGGAGTAGATAAACGAATCGATATTCTTGCGACAGCCATTAAAGGGCATTTGACAGTCTTCGACCTGCCAGAGTTAGAACTGACTTATGCACCGCCTTTTGGTTCAGCGAAAGATCCAGTAAATATGCTAGGTTATATTGCGATGAATGTCATCGAAGGATTGAGTGAGATGATACAGTGGCATGAATTGCCAGAAGAATTAGCACATGGGAAACAATTGCTTGATGTTCGGAATAAGGAAGAATTGCAAAAAGGTTATTTCCCAAAAGCTAGCCATATCCCTTTATCTGAATTGCGTCAACGATTGGACGAATTGGATAAAGAACAAGAATATATCGTCAGTTGTCATAGTGGATTACGTAGCTACTTAGCAGAAAGAATCTTGAAACAAGCGGGATTCACTGTGAAAAATTTAGATGGCGCTTTTTCTCTGTACCAAGCCGTCAGACCAGATGAATTATGCTATCCTCAAGGGTAGGACTTGAGGGTGTGACCGACGAGCTTTGTAAGGGAAGTAGTAAGCTTGGATGATCGTTTTTCTATTTTTAGAACTTGGCGCTTTTTTAGGCTATTTTTTTGAAGGATAGGAGCTGACGAATGACAAAACTCCAACCTTTCATCGATACAACTAGACAGAATACGTCAATTGTTTATAGGCGATTCCTCAGTTTTTTTCTATAATGAACAACTAGTGAAAATGAAAGGGGATGGCAGAGATGCACAAAATGAAAAAAGTACTTTTTGCTGCACTGATCGCCAGCAGTTTCTTTCTTTGTCAGACAGTCCGGGCAGATTCAAGTCAACCAGCATCAGAAACCAGTGAGTCACAGATCCAGGAGAGTCAGGAGCCACTAGAGTCGTCACATACACCTCTTAACGAAACTGATCCATCAGATTCGACTCGCTGGGAGAAGTTGGAGCAACAACGTAAAGAAGTGGAAGATACGTTGGAACAAGCGAAACAACAACTTATCGAAAAACAAAGGGAAATCGATCAAACAGTGAACGACTTAGCAAATCAAGCAGCGAGTGATCGCGATGAGTTAGCTGAGAAAATAGCTGAAGAGCGAGAAAAAGCCGAATTAGCAAAACAAAAAATAGCAACTGCGACCCAACGGGCAACCGAAGTACAAACGGAATTGCAAGATTTAGCAACGTCTACTGTTTCGTCAGTGGATCAGACACAAGCGGATATTCAAGCAGCTCGTACGGAAATCCATGAAAAAGCAGCAGAAGCTCAAGCGGCAATGGCCGATTTCGAAGCAAGAAAAGCAGATTTGTCTGCCAGTATCGAAAGAATCAAGTCGACCTTACATTCCGCCGGAAAACGGTCGGTAGAAGCGGGGACAGTTACTGAAACAGAAACAAAAGTAGTGGCAGAACAACCCACGAAGACATTACCAAAAACGACCGATCGTCGGTCAATTTATTTGTCAGTGATCGGTAGCTTGTGCTTGCTGGTTGTTTTTGTCGGTGCTGTGTATCAAAAAAGAGTTTGAGAGTGACATCTCAAACTCTTTTTTGTTGTTTGAAAACAACGGATTGATTATTGGTCTATATTTATTTTGAAAAATAAATAGTCGGATAATAGATTTTTTCGTTCGTTTTCGTTGTTTTTACTGGTTTTTTGAATGTATTCAATCAATGCTTCCTATTTTTTTGGATAAATGGTATACTCGTTTTATTGTTTTTAGATATTTTCTAGAAAATTTACAAAAATAACGATAAACGCTCTTTCACGAGCGGAGAGAAAATAGGAGTGGAAAGAATGAAAGCATATATGCAACGAATGGGTCGCTCATTGATGTTGCCAGTAGCAGTCTTACCAGCGGCTTCTTTACTGGTTGGTCTTGCGAATTGGTTCGTAGGAGTAGGCATCAGTAATGCGGGAACGACCTTCTTAATGAATGCGGGGCTAGCGATTCTTAACCATCTTGCCTTATTGTTTGCGGTGGGTTTGGCATTGGGAATGTCAAAAGACAAAGATGGATCAGCTGCTTTGGCAGGATTGGTCGCTTACTTGATCCCTCAAACCGTTTTATCTGCGGATTCAGTACAAGGATTATTGCATCTGGGAGATCTCACTGAAGTCAATCCGGCTTTCAATACAATGGATAACAATGTATTTGTTGGAATCGTGGCAGGATTAGTCGCTGCTGCGATGTATAATCGGTTTAGCCAAGTGAAATTACCTATGGCCTTATCATTTTTTAGTGGGAAACGCTTAGTTCCGATCATGTCTGCCTTGAGCATGTTGGTTATTTCTGCGATATTATTATTTATTTGGCCAACTGTTTATGATGTACTGGTTTCCTTTGGGAAGGGGATTTCTCAATTAGGGTTTGTCGGTGCAGGACTATACGGTTTCTTCAATCGTTTATTGATTCCAACAGGCTTACATCATGCACTGAATTCTGTTTTTTGGTTCGATGTGGCAGGTATCAATGATATTGGAAACTTTTTAGCTGGACAACAAGCGTTAGATAGTGGAAAAGCAATAATTGGGCAAACCGGTATGTATCAAGCTGGGTTTTTCCCAGTCATGATGTTCGGTTTACCTGCTGGGGCCTTTGCTATTTATCAAAGTGCACGTCCAGAAAAGAAAAAACAAGTCGCTTCTTTGATGCTAGCAGCCGGTTTTGCTGCGTTCTTTACAGGTGTGACTGAACCATTAGAATTTTCATTTATGTTTGTGGCGTGGCCGTTGTATGTTATCCATGCCATTTTTACAGGAATTTCATTAGCAATCAGTGCCTTTTTCCATTGGACAGCTGGTTTTGCTTTTAGCGCTGGTTTTGTGGATTACTTTTTGTCGTTGCAGAATCCAGTCGCCAATCAACCATTGATGTTGCTCGTTCAAGGAGTATTTTTTGCAGCTATCTATTATTTTGGCTTCCGCTTTGCCATCAACAAGTTCAATTTGATGACACCAGGAAGAGAAACAGAAATTGGCGAAGAGACACCTGATATTGCTACGGGAACTAATGAATTTAGCCAACTAGCTGCGGTGATCTATGATGCACTAGGTGGAAAAGAAAATGTAAAAGCAATCGACAATTGTACGACACGCTTGCGTCTGCAGGTAAAAGACACAGCAAAAGTAAATCAAGAAGCGATTAAACAAACTGGTGTCCCAGGGGTAAAAGTAATTGATCAAACAAATATTCAAGTCATTGTAGGCACACAGGTCCAATTTGTAGCAGACGAAATGACGAAACTCCAACAAGGTAGTAAGGTAGCGCAAGAGACCGCTCAATCAATTTCTCACCAAGATGTGCCGGTTTCTGCTTCAAAGACAAGTAAGGAAACATTTGAACTCTATGCACCGGCGCTCGGTAAAATCATTCCGATCACTGAAGTCGGCGATCCTGTTTTTGCAGAAAAAATGATGGGT from Enterococcus mundtii includes the following:
- the nagE gene encoding N-acetylglucosamine-specific PTS transporter subunit IIBC, with the translated sequence MKAYMQRMGRSLMLPVAVLPAASLLVGLANWFVGVGISNAGTTFLMNAGLAILNHLALLFAVGLALGMSKDKDGSAALAGLVAYLIPQTVLSADSVQGLLHLGDLTEVNPAFNTMDNNVFVGIVAGLVAAAMYNRFSQVKLPMALSFFSGKRLVPIMSALSMLVISAILLFIWPTVYDVLVSFGKGISQLGFVGAGLYGFFNRLLIPTGLHHALNSVFWFDVAGINDIGNFLAGQQALDSGKAIIGQTGMYQAGFFPVMMFGLPAGAFAIYQSARPEKKKQVASLMLAAGFAAFFTGVTEPLEFSFMFVAWPLYVIHAIFTGISLAISAFFHWTAGFAFSAGFVDYFLSLQNPVANQPLMLLVQGVFFAAIYYFGFRFAINKFNLMTPGRETEIGEETPDIATGTNEFSQLAAVIYDALGGKENVKAIDNCTTRLRLQVKDTAKVNQEAIKQTGVPGVKVIDQTNIQVIVGTQVQFVADEMTKLQQGSKVAQETAQSISHQDVPVSASKTSKETFELYAPALGKIIPITEVGDPVFAEKMMGDGYAVLPEAKEIFAPINGTITSIFPTKHALGIETDNGLEVLVHMGINTVDLQGEPFTLYVKQAQRVERGQLLAVVDLAMLEKAGKQTDMIVVFTNSEKVESLTIEKRPLVEANEVIGQVQSL
- a CDS encoding FAD-dependent oxidoreductase yields the protein MKFVIIGGVAGGMSAATRLRRLQEDAEIIVFEKGPNVSFANCGLPYYLSGEIDEREKLLIQTPESLAARFRLDVRVEHEVTAIFPETKEVEVSHGGESRKETYDALLLSPGAKPFIPEITGLSEAKNVFTVRNVPDVDAIMGKLEEQPRKAVVIGAGFIGIEVAENLKKRGLDVTIVERTPQVVPTLDEEMASFIQKELENNDVQVLTDCAVTSFEEQGNMLRLENGEMLESDLTILSVGVQPDSRLAEMAGLTLGLRGGIVVDEHYQTSDPAIFAVGDAIVVKHQITKEPALISLASPANRQGRQAADNMAGRPRLNQGSLGTAIVRAFGQTAASTGITERQAKKAGLSFQVLHASGKDHAGYYPGATDLLLKLIFHPETGEIYGAQGIGQKGVDKRIDILATAIKGHLTVFDLPELELTYAPPFGSAKDPVNMLGYIAMNVIEGLSEMIQWHELPEELAHGKQLLDVRNKEELQKGYFPKASHIPLSELRQRLDELDKEQEYIVSCHSGLRSYLAERILKQAGFTVKNLDGAFSLYQAVRPDELCYPQG
- a CDS encoding rhodanese-like domain-containing protein is translated as MNMGLFQLSQSITVKDLQDKLKENIQLIDVRTPAEYRGGHIKQAENIPLHRISTYNGDKQAPVYVICQSGMRSKQATKELKNLGYQAINIRGGMNQWFGEKIGGR